DNA from Leptospira mayottensis 200901116:
TTGAGAAATTAAGGCTCCCATTACAGGAGTAAGAGAATCTCGAAGTGTCTGTATTTGGGCTTCGTCCAGTTCTCCCGATTCAAAACCCCCCATCATAGAATTTGCGATTTTCACCGCATTTTCCGCAGACATCGTAAGAACGATTCTCCCGTTTACACTTCCAGACAGAGTCGAATATAAAAGAAAAGATCCCGATTTAAGTTCGGATTCCACATCCTTTCGAGACTTGGTTTCCACATTCGGGTTTAAAAACGCAGAAGAGCGAGAAAGAACGGCACCTAATGTATTCCCAGCGACTTGAAAACAGGAAGAAAGAAGATCCGACAGGATATCCCGATCCACAGGAGACATTCCTGGAACTTCTTTTTGTGTAGCACTAGATGCCACCGCACCCGAATCAAATGAATCACTTGCTCCGGCGAGTAATGCGTCAATCTCTTCCTGTGAAAGGGAACCTTCACCCATTTTGGGAACTCTCCCGGGAATTTTAGTTTATGGGACATAAGAAAAGGATTTTTGTCACCCCTTTTTTTCTTCCCAGCCTGATTCCATCTAATTTTCGGGCGAAAACAACCTTTTTTCAAAAAAACAAACCGAGCCCTTATCTTCGACTTAGAACCTCTTAAAAACCTTAAAAAAATATCTCTAAACGATCCAGCAAGTTTCTACAAAACGTGGGAGTTCCTACAGATTACTCACATTGGCGGTTTTTCCTGTCGTTTAAGATTGTAGTAATTCCTACATTTTGAAGTTTTGAGACGGGCACTTAAGTGAGTTTCCATAAATTTTATCTCTAGTCGCAGCTTAAAATGCTTTTGCGGACCGAGCAGACTCGCGGCATCCCCGCCCCGCGCCACTTGAACTTCGAACAAGACTATTCTGACCAAAGCCTTACATGTCGATTACGGAGCTTTATCCACAAGCTTCGATTCTGATTCAGGCTTTCATCTCCAGTTTAAAATGTAGGAATTACAGTTCTTGAAATTCTGCAGATTATATACGAACCCCAAGAAATTGACCGATACTTAATCGATCCGAGTCGAGACTACTCATAACTTTCTCCAAAATTATTGAAGTCCGAGCGAGTCTTTTGTCAAACACCGCTCGTTTCCCAAGCACAAACTTGATAATGCCCTACGGTTTATGCTGGGAAAAAATGAACGTTTTTGTAGGAAAAGTCGAACAACTAAGTCATTCAAGTCGATTTTTTTCATTCAAAATTCGAGTGAATGAATCTATCAATCCTCCTTCACAAGCTCCCCTCCCAAACCATCCGCAAACATTCTCAAAGAATCATAAGAATAAATTCCCGTTTGATGATTGTCGCTCCAGATTGGATTGATCGCGTATCTTCCGACTTTGTTAACGGAATAAAGCCGAATTGACTGGATCGCCCCGGTAGTAGTTCCTATTTTTCCTCCGTGTCCTCCTTTACAAACGACACAAGGACAACGTTTTCTAAGATCCAACAAATCAAAGACCGAAGTCACTCCGTCTTTCCAAGTAATCTTCAGATAGTTTTCATCAAAATCAATCTGATCGGGCGTAGTCGCTTTTAAACTCAGCTGCATCATTTTTATCCATAATTACGCGTTTCCATCGAAATGGTTCATACGAGTAATTTCAAAATCGCATTTGGCATTTTCTAATCGTTCTTATATTATTTCAGTATCAGATTGTTTTCCAAAAATAAAATCCTAACTTCAGATTCACAAATCCTTACAACCTATTATCCTAAATCTTTTCTTGATTTACAGACGACGATCTTTCAAAGGTGAATGGAAAGTTTTTGAAATAACTCCTAACTACTTAGGAAGTTTACATTTTTTCTCTCCAAATCTTCCGATCGTGGTTCCATAAGTAATTTTCTCATTCACGGTTAGTGCATCGAACTGAAAAGTATCTTTTTCCATAAGAAGAATCACCGTTGATCCCATCTCAAACCGTCCTAGTTCAGCTCCCTTGCCAATCATGATCGAAACTTCCTTATATTCTACGGTTCTCGCAGTTCGAATGAGACTGTTCGTCACGATCTTATTGTCGTAAGTCACTCGAATTCTTCCTACATTCGAAGCTCCCACCTTGATGACAGCTACCTTTCCATACTCGGTCTGTAGATAGGTGATCAATCTTTCGTTCTTCGGAAAAAGCCCTCGAATGCCAAAAACCGCCAGCTCGTTTACCGGAAATAATTTTCCGGGTTCGTAGTAATAACCCAAAATTTTTCCATACGCTGGAGAATGAATCCTATGATAGTCCTGGGGTGAAAGATAAAACGTGATGTATTTTCCGTTCGTAAAATCGTCTATATACTTTGACCCGCCTCCCCCTAAAAGCTCCTTTAGATTATAATCAACTCCCTTAGCTTGAATGATAATCCTTTGATTGATATCCCCATAACCGGTAATTCTTGCATCCACTGGAGATACCATTTCATTGTCTGCGGAATCTATAATTCTAGCTCCTGCTTTTAAGGCTCTCGTGAAAAATGCGTTGAGAGAATTATATTCCTGGATTTCGAATTCCGCCTCATCAACGTTGATTTTATACGCTCTTGCAAATGCCTTCAGAATCGGGATCAAAAGAAAACGCGGAAGCCTGAAAGAAGCAAGAAGTCCAAATAAGAGAGAAAGTAAATTTTTAGGAACGATGGACAATATTAGAAGATAAAAATCCTTTAAAACTTCATATCTCGCTCCGCTTTCCGCTAAGAATCGTCTCAACTCCATTCTCGCAATTTTTTCAAGCAAAACCAAAGAAATTAAAACCGGAACGGCGGTAATGATCGAGAGAGAATACCCCAAACTGAAAACTTCGAAAAGAATTCGGTCTCCATTCTTCACATAGAGATAAGCGGCTGAAAGAATCGTAACCAGAAAGAGCATTCTAAAAAAGTTCGCAAACCTTTCCCCGAACATATAGAGTGCATTCTGCTCTCCCGTGTAAAACCAACCAGTGATCGAAAGGACCCCGAATAGCAAAAAAGAACCGAAAAAGGCGAGTTTTACGGGGCTGATATGTCCTTGAAACAAAGCGTTTAAGAATACAACTTGCTCTTCCATCTTAAACGCACCATAAGAAGAAAGCACGTAGATCACGAGTGTGGAAATGATGAAACCTTCGAAAAAAGTAGCAAGCATACTCACGAGACCTTGTTTTGCTGGATAATCCGTTCTTACGACTCCGGATAATCCGGCGCTTTTGCCGATCCCGGTTTCCGTGGAAACGAAGAACATTCCAGAAGCCATACCAAAAATTCTAGCTAGAACAAAACTTCCTCCCGTAACCGCAGCCGCAGGTTGAAACGCTTCTTGAAACGACAAACGGAGAAAATACTTAAAGTCCATCAGGGAATTTTGAAACAAAAAGAAACATCCGAAAAAAAACAAAAGAATCCCAATCGGAGCCAGATACGCCGAAACTTTTCCGACTCTTCTCACCCCACCTAACACGATAAATACGAGAATCACGGATAACAAAAAGGGAACCGTCATTCCAGTTATCTCAAAAGCTCGATTTGTGATATGAGTCACATATAACATCGGTACCGCTCCGCCCATCACGAGTACCGTCAAAAGCCCTACGGTCGCAAAACTCATCGCGAGCCATTTCGCTTTCAGCGCTCTTTCAATGAAATACATCGGACCGGAAAGATATCTTCCGGATGCGGCTTTGGTTCTAAAACGAATTGCGAGTGTGGAAGAGACAAATCGAAGAGGCATGATGAAAAAGGAAGAAATCCAAATCCAAAATAAAACTCCCGGCCCCCCGATCATCAAAGCCAAAGCCGAGCCGATCACCGAGCCCGGAACGAGGGAAGACGCAGTTCCGGAAAAAAACGCTTGTGAGTGAACCAACCTTCCGCGGGAACCCTTATGATCCATATTGCCCGAGAAAATTTTTACGGCGAGAAAGAAAAACCGGAGTTGTGGGAAGCGAAGTCTGAACGTTAGGAAGATCCCGATAAAGCTCAAGAAGTAAAAAAAGAATCTGACTAAGTCCCAATCGAAAAACTGAAAAAAATGAAATTGCAACATGATCCTACCCGATAGGAAGAAAATCCGCTTTGTATAGAAGCCCTTGCTATAAATTCTGTAATTATGAGGGCTACCAGCAAAATTTTCGGGATCTTCTTGAGTGTCTTATTTTTTTTCCTCTTTCCCGAATCCATTTTAAAGGCGGAAAGCGAATTTCCCAAAACAAAAGCTCATTCTACCAAACCCGCGTTGGAACTACCAAGCCTAGAGGAACATTACTGGGAATTTGGGCTTAGAGCAGGAATCGGATATAAAGGAGAAGATAGACTCAATTCTTTCTTGAGAGGTTTTACCGACACCTACGATCCTAGAGTCGCTTCCAAAACCGTACTCGACCCTCCGAACCGTATTGCTCAGGGAGAATTATTCCTTCGTAAAAAGATCTCTTCCGAAAGTTGGGCCGGACTCATCGGCGGTTACAGAGAATGGCAAAAGTTTGGATTGAAACAATTTTCTTCGGAACCTTTTTACACGGATTTAAGTTTTAAACTTTCGAATCCTTACTTTCTTCTAATGTATTGGCACGAATGGAATTATAAACGCTGGATCTTTCAAAGTGGTTTTGGAATCGGAATGTCTCAAGTATATTGGGATTCCAAAGGGTACGCAACTTCGGTAAAAGAAACCTTTCGCCAAGAAGGTTCTTTGACCGGAACTGGAATCGAATTCCGTTTGGAAGGAGCCGTCAGCAGAAAGATCGCCGAATCCACAAACCTTCAACTGGGAGTTGCGCTTTCCTGGATCAACATTCCTTCCTTATCCGGAACCTTTAACGGGGAATCTGCGAGTTTTTATCTGAGCGAAAACGGAAATGTGACCCTTCTTACCGAATCCACAAACCAAACCGCGATGTTAGTGACCCGCCAATTCTCTCGCAAATTAGAATTTCAAGTTTTGACAACTACATTGTTCTTCGGAATCGTTCAAAAATTTTAGGGTTTGTCCCAAAGTCTCCACGATCTTTTACGTTGTTTAAAACTTTGATGCGCAATCTTCTTGTTTTGGGACAAGTTCTTAGTTTTTTATTTTTTGAATATTCAATCTTTATTTTATAGAAGCGAGTGACGCCTGCGTCTTACCGACAATTGTAGAAAATTTCTCTTTTCAACGGAGATTCGTCCACAAAGAAACGATCCAAATAGCATGTTTAACGAGCAATATGAAGGCTTTGGTGAAGGACAGAAAATCAAACACGAAGAAACTCAGATCAAAAAATTCATCCAAAAGTTAAAATCGGAAGGGAATGAAATCCATTGTTGTTACGAAGCAGGGGTCATCGGTTATCCACTTTACAGATATTTAAAGTCTTTAAGAGTGAATTGCACAATCGTAGTGCCTGGAAGGATACCGAGGCAAAATAGCGAGATTATTGCGAAGTGGAATATTGGAATCGATTCATGTTCCGAGTGAAGAAAACGAAAGCGATAAGAGATTACTTGAGATCTGTGACAGTCTTCGTTTGGATTTGGGAAGGAATCGTCAGAGGTTGATGAAGTTTCTCTTGAGAAAAGGTATAAAGAGTTTGTCCAAAACCCTAAAAGAGGGTGTCAAGCGCGCTTGTGTAAATGACTTATGAATTAAGCAAAAGTAACAAGGATAAATGAGCAAACCGAAAACATAATAACCAGAAAGGCCTATCATGGATCCAATTTCCGTAAGCACTTTTTTCGTTAA
Protein-coding regions in this window:
- a CDS encoding DUF971 domain-containing protein; this encodes MQLSLKATTPDQIDFDENYLKITWKDGVTSVFDLLDLRKRCPCVVCKGGHGGKIGTTTGAIQSIRLYSVNKVGRYAINPIWSDNHQTGIYSYDSLRMFADGLGGELVKED
- the asd gene encoding archaetidylserine decarboxylase (Phosphatidylserine decarboxylase is synthesized as a single chain precursor. Generation of the pyruvoyl active site from a Ser is coupled to cleavage of a Gly-Ser bond between the larger (beta) and smaller (alpha chains). It is an integral membrane protein.), with protein sequence MLQFHFFQFFDWDLVRFFFYFLSFIGIFLTFRLRFPQLRFFFLAVKIFSGNMDHKGSRGRLVHSQAFFSGTASSLVPGSVIGSALALMIGGPGVLFWIWISSFFIMPLRFVSSTLAIRFRTKAASGRYLSGPMYFIERALKAKWLAMSFATVGLLTVLVMGGAVPMLYVTHITNRAFEITGMTVPFLLSVILVFIVLGGVRRVGKVSAYLAPIGILLFFFGCFFLFQNSLMDFKYFLRLSFQEAFQPAAAVTGGSFVLARIFGMASGMFFVSTETGIGKSAGLSGVVRTDYPAKQGLVSMLATFFEGFIISTLVIYVLSSYGAFKMEEQVVFLNALFQGHISPVKLAFFGSFLLFGVLSITGWFYTGEQNALYMFGERFANFFRMLFLVTILSAAYLYVKNGDRILFEVFSLGYSLSIITAVPVLISLVLLEKIARMELRRFLAESGARYEVLKDFYLLILSIVPKNLLSLLFGLLASFRLPRFLLIPILKAFARAYKINVDEAEFEIQEYNSLNAFFTRALKAGARIIDSADNEMVSPVDARITGYGDINQRIIIQAKGVDYNLKELLGGGGSKYIDDFTNGKYITFYLSPQDYHRIHSPAYGKILGYYYEPGKLFPVNELAVFGIRGLFPKNERLITYLQTEYGKVAVIKVGASNVGRIRVTYDNKIVTNSLIRTARTVEYKEVSIMIGKGAELGRFEMGSTVILLMEKDTFQFDALTVNEKITYGTTIGRFGEKKCKLPK
- a CDS encoding LIC_11366 family protein; this translates as MRATSKIFGIFLSVLFFFLFPESILKAESEFPKTKAHSTKPALELPSLEEHYWEFGLRAGIGYKGEDRLNSFLRGFTDTYDPRVASKTVLDPPNRIAQGELFLRKKISSESWAGLIGGYREWQKFGLKQFSSEPFYTDLSFKLSNPYFLLMYWHEWNYKRWIFQSGFGIGMSQVYWDSKGYATSVKETFRQEGSLTGTGIEFRLEGAVSRKIAESTNLQLGVALSWINIPSLSGTFNGESASFYLSENGNVTLLTESTNQTAMLVTRQFSRKLEFQVLTTTLFFGIVQKF